A single region of the Acuticoccus sediminis genome encodes:
- a CDS encoding CopG family transcriptional regulator, whose translation MPGRRKKTQISVYLDPDIMAMLADYAARREQTQSMIAEAAIASFLSPDDAERREAVVAKRLDQLDRRLSRLERDVGISVETLAIFIRFWLATTPALPEPAAQAARAKAGERYEAFITALGRRLAKGPKLRQEISEDVGAPGDE comes from the coding sequence ATGCCTGGCCGCAGGAAGAAGACACAGATCTCCGTCTATCTCGACCCGGACATCATGGCGATGCTGGCAGACTATGCGGCGCGCCGAGAGCAAACGCAGTCGATGATCGCGGAGGCGGCGATCGCCTCCTTCCTGTCACCCGACGACGCCGAAAGACGTGAGGCCGTCGTCGCAAAGCGGCTGGATCAACTCGACCGCCGCTTGTCTCGCCTTGAGCGGGACGTTGGAATCTCCGTCGAGACGCTGGCCATCTTCATTCGCTTCTGGCTGGCGACAACGCCGGCCCTGCCGGAACCGGCCGCCCAGGCCGCACGCGCCAAGGCTGGGGAACGCTATGAGGCGTTCATCACTGCGCTTGGCCGCCGTCTCGCCAAGGGACCGAAACTCCGGCAGGAGATTTCCGAGGATGTCGGCGCCCCAGGCGATGAATAG
- the trbB gene encoding P-type conjugative transfer ATPase TrbB: MASSSHTSEGMARGARMLRTALGPAIAAFLEDPGIVEVMLNPDGRLWIDRLSEGLSDTGECLSSEDGERIIRLVAHHVGAEVHTGSPRVSAELPGTGERFEGLLPPVVAAPAFAIRKPAVALFTLSDYVAASIMTAEQAITLRAGVANRANILVAGGTSTGKTTLTNALLAEVAKTSDRVVIIEDTRELQCAAPNLVAMRTKDGVASLSDLVRSSLRLRPDRIPIGEVRGSEALDLLKAWGTGHPGGVGTIHAGSAIGALRRLEQLIQEAVVTVPRALIAETIDLVAVLSGRGSARRLSELARIEGLGPDGDYRVVAAVEALDTALSNPAAKERSHEPDPA, from the coding sequence ATGGCAAGTTCGTCTCACACATCGGAAGGGATGGCTCGCGGCGCGCGGATGCTGCGCACCGCGCTCGGTCCCGCCATCGCGGCGTTCCTGGAAGACCCCGGCATCGTCGAAGTGATGCTGAACCCCGACGGACGGCTTTGGATCGACCGCCTATCCGAGGGCCTGTCCGATACGGGCGAATGCCTGTCGTCAGAGGACGGCGAGCGCATCATCCGGCTGGTCGCCCACCATGTCGGCGCGGAGGTCCATACCGGAAGCCCGCGTGTCTCAGCCGAATTGCCCGGAACGGGGGAGCGGTTCGAGGGGCTTCTGCCACCGGTCGTGGCGGCGCCGGCCTTCGCCATCCGCAAGCCCGCTGTCGCCTTGTTCACCCTCAGCGATTATGTCGCCGCCAGCATCATGACGGCCGAGCAAGCAATCACCTTACGGGCCGGCGTCGCGAACCGCGCAAATATCCTTGTCGCCGGCGGCACCTCGACCGGCAAGACCACGCTCACCAATGCGCTACTGGCCGAGGTCGCGAAAACCTCTGACCGCGTCGTCATCATCGAGGACACGCGCGAGCTGCAATGCGCTGCGCCCAACCTCGTCGCCATGCGGACCAAGGACGGCGTCGCCTCGCTCTCCGATCTCGTCCGCTCGTCCCTGCGCCTGCGCCCCGATCGCATTCCCATCGGCGAGGTACGCGGCAGCGAGGCGCTGGATCTCCTGAAAGCTTGGGGCACTGGGCATCCGGGCGGCGTCGGGACAATCCATGCGGGCTCGGCGATCGGCGCGCTGCGCCGTCTCGAACAGCTCATCCAGGAAGCCGTCGTCACCGTCCCGCGCGCTTTGATCGCGGAGACCATCGATCTCGTGGCGGTGCTGTCGGGACGCGGTTCCGCCCGTCGTCTTTCCGAGCTCGCCCGCATCGAAGGCCTCGGCCCCGATGGCGACTACCGCGTCGTGGCCGCTGTCGAGGCTCTCGACACAGCCCTTTCCAACCCAGCCGCAAAGGAACGCTCCCATGAACCAGACCCTGCATAA
- a CDS encoding TrbC/VirB2 family protein — MNQTLHNAGQRLTTVTSVAVITLMMASAAHASGSSMPWEAPLQSILESIEGPVAKILAVIIIIITGLTLAFGDTSGGFRRLIQIVFGLSIAFAASSFFLSFFSFGGGALV; from the coding sequence ATGAACCAGACCCTGCATAACGCCGGTCAGAGACTGACGACCGTAACGTCGGTTGCGGTCATTACCTTGATGATGGCGTCTGCCGCCCATGCCTCCGGTTCCTCCATGCCCTGGGAGGCACCGCTTCAGTCGATCCTCGAATCCATCGAGGGTCCGGTCGCCAAAATCCTTGCCGTCATCATCATTATCATCACCGGCCTGACACTGGCCTTCGGCGACACGTCGGGCGGGTTCCGGCGCCTGATCCAGATCGTCTTCGGCCTGTCGATCGCCTTCGCCGCGAGCTCCTTCTTCCTGTCCTTCTTCTCTTTCGGCGGCGGGGCGCTGGTCTGA
- a CDS encoding VirB3 family type IV secretion system protein has protein sequence MAGADDQGGELLGFSVPVHRALTEPILLGGAPRAIAIMNGTLAGAVGLGLRLWLVGIAIWAIGHFAAVWAAKRDPLFVEVGRRHLRIPAHLTV, from the coding sequence ATGGCGGGTGCGGATGACCAGGGCGGAGAACTGCTCGGCTTTTCCGTGCCCGTTCACCGGGCACTGACCGAGCCGATCCTGTTGGGCGGCGCGCCCCGCGCCATCGCCATCATGAACGGCACGCTCGCTGGTGCGGTCGGCCTCGGATTGCGGCTTTGGCTGGTTGGCATCGCGATCTGGGCGATCGGTCATTTCGCAGCTGTCTGGGCCGCCAAGCGCGATCCCCTCTTTGTCGAGGTCGGCCGCCGCCATCTGCGCATTCCCGCGCATCTGACCGTCTGA
- the trbE gene encoding conjugal transfer protein TrbE gives MMNLAEYRNRNTRLADYLPWVALVGKGIVLNKDGSFQRTARFRGPDLDSAVPAELIAVAGRLNNSFRRLGSGWAIFVEAQRHPSNLYPNSRFPDPASALVDAERKASFEEAGSHFESSYFLTFTYLPPAEDAARAESWLYEGRETKGVDAHEILTGFADRTDRVLRLVDAFMPECHWLDDAETLTYLHGCVSTKRHRVRVPETPMYLDALLADQPLAGGLEPRLGDEHLRILTVTGFPTVTTPGLLDELNRLAFPYRWSTRAILMDKTDATKLLTRIRRQWFAKRKSIAAILKEVMTNEASVLVDTDASNKAADADLALQELGADYAGVAYVTATVTVWDADPRVADEKLRLVEKVIQGRDFTAMPETINAVDAWLGSLPGHVYANVRQPPVSTLNLAHMIPLSAVWAGPERDEHLATPPLLFGKTEGSTPFRFSLHVGDVGHTLVVGPTGAGKSVLLALMALQFRRYAGSQVFAFDFGGSIRAAALAMGGDWHDLGGGLTEGDDQSVSLQPLSRLEEAAERAWAADWVVAILLREGVEITPEVKEHLWTALTSLASAPTGERTITGLAVLLQSNDLKQALRPYCVGGAYGRLLDAETDHLGEASVQAFETEGLIGTGAAPAVLAYLFHRIEDRLHGSPTLIIIDEGWLALDDQGFASQLREWLKTLRKKNASVVFATQSLSDIDASAIAPAIIESCQTRLLLPNERAIEPQITAIYRRFGLNDRQIEILARATPKRDYYCQSRRGNRLFELGLSEVALALCATSAKTDQTAIARVLAEHDRKDFLAAWLRERGVDWAADLIPELSNLTPQAQKETDHEDS, from the coding sequence ATGATGAACCTCGCCGAGTACCGCAACCGCAACACCCGGCTCGCCGACTATTTGCCTTGGGTGGCACTCGTTGGCAAAGGCATCGTCCTCAACAAGGACGGCAGCTTCCAACGCACGGCGCGCTTCCGGGGACCGGATCTCGATTCTGCGGTCCCGGCAGAGCTCATCGCGGTTGCCGGGAGGCTCAACAACTCCTTTCGCCGCCTCGGGTCGGGCTGGGCGATCTTCGTCGAGGCGCAGCGCCATCCCTCGAACCTCTATCCCAACAGTCGCTTTCCCGACCCCGCCTCCGCGCTGGTCGATGCCGAGCGCAAGGCAAGCTTCGAGGAAGCCGGGTCGCATTTCGAGTCGAGCTACTTCCTCACCTTCACCTATCTGCCGCCGGCCGAGGATGCCGCGCGCGCCGAGAGCTGGCTCTATGAAGGCCGCGAGACCAAGGGTGTCGATGCGCACGAAATCCTGACCGGCTTCGCCGACCGCACCGATCGCGTCCTGCGCCTGGTCGATGCCTTCATGCCCGAATGCCACTGGCTCGATGATGCCGAGACTCTGACCTATCTGCATGGCTGCGTCTCCACCAAACGCCACCGCGTTAGAGTGCCCGAGACGCCCATGTATCTGGACGCACTGCTCGCCGATCAGCCGCTCGCCGGCGGGCTCGAGCCCCGGCTCGGCGACGAGCATCTGCGTATCCTGACGGTCACCGGTTTCCCGACGGTGACGACTCCCGGCCTGCTCGACGAGCTCAACCGGCTCGCCTTTCCCTATCGCTGGTCGACCCGCGCGATCCTGATGGACAAGACCGATGCGACCAAGCTTCTGACCCGCATCCGGCGCCAGTGGTTCGCCAAGCGCAAGTCGATCGCCGCGATCCTCAAAGAGGTGATGACCAACGAGGCCTCGGTGCTGGTCGACACCGACGCGTCGAACAAGGCGGCCGATGCCGACCTCGCCCTCCAGGAGCTTGGAGCGGACTATGCTGGCGTCGCCTATGTCACCGCGACGGTGACGGTGTGGGACGCCGACCCGCGCGTCGCCGACGAGAAACTGCGCCTCGTCGAGAAGGTCATCCAGGGCCGCGACTTCACCGCGATGCCCGAGACTATCAACGCCGTCGATGCGTGGCTCGGTTCGCTGCCGGGACATGTCTACGCCAATGTCCGCCAGCCGCCAGTCTCCACGCTCAATCTCGCCCACATGATCCCCCTCAGTGCCGTGTGGGCGGGGCCGGAACGGGACGAGCACCTTGCGACGCCCCCACTGCTGTTCGGCAAGACCGAAGGCTCAACCCCGTTCCGGTTTTCCCTCCATGTCGGCGATGTCGGGCACACACTCGTCGTCGGCCCGACCGGCGCGGGCAAGTCCGTGCTGCTCGCGCTGATGGCGCTGCAGTTCCGCCGCTATGCCGGTTCCCAGGTCTTCGCCTTCGACTTCGGAGGCTCGATCCGCGCCGCCGCGCTCGCCATGGGCGGCGACTGGCACGATCTCGGCGGCGGTTTGACCGAAGGCGATGACCAGAGCGTTTCGCTGCAGCCGCTCTCGCGTCTCGAGGAGGCGGCCGAGCGCGCCTGGGCCGCCGACTGGGTCGTGGCGATCCTGCTGCGCGAAGGCGTCGAGATCACCCCGGAGGTCAAGGAGCACCTCTGGACGGCACTCACGTCGCTCGCCTCGGCGCCCACCGGGGAACGCACGATCACCGGCCTTGCCGTGTTGCTCCAATCCAACGATCTCAAACAGGCGCTCAGGCCCTACTGCGTCGGTGGCGCCTATGGGCGCCTGCTCGATGCTGAGACCGATCATCTCGGCGAAGCGAGCGTCCAGGCCTTCGAGACCGAGGGTCTGATCGGCACAGGGGCGGCACCTGCTGTTCTGGCCTATCTCTTCCACCGCATCGAGGACCGGCTCCACGGCTCGCCGACCCTGATCATCATCGACGAGGGCTGGCTGGCGCTCGACGACCAAGGCTTTGCCAGCCAGCTGCGCGAATGGCTGAAGACCCTCCGAAAGAAGAATGCTTCCGTCGTCTTCGCGACTCAAAGCCTCAGCGACATCGACGCCTCGGCCATTGCACCGGCCATCATCGAAAGCTGTCAGACGCGATTGCTGCTCCCCAACGAGCGCGCGATCGAGCCGCAGATCACCGCGATCTACCGCCGCTTCGGTCTCAACGACCGGCAGATCGAGATCCTCGCGCGGGCCACGCCCAAACGCGACTATTACTGCCAGTCGCGGCGCGGCAACCGGCTCTTCGAACTGGGCCTCAGCGAAGTGGCGCTGGCGCTTTGCGCGACCTCCGCCAAGACCGATCAGACCGCCATCGCGCGCGTCCTCGCTGAACATGACCGCAAGGATTTCCTCGCCGCCTGGCTGCGCGAGCGCGGCGTCGACTGGGCAGCCGATCTCATTCCCGAACTCAGCAATCTCACCCCCCAAGCCCAGAAGGAGACTGACCATGAAGATTCGTGA
- the trbJ gene encoding P-type conjugative transfer protein TrbJ codes for MKIREPRVRAARFAATLIAAPVAVLPMVLAPPASAAWIVYDPTNYAQNVLQAARALEQINNQITSLQNEAQMLINQARNLASLPHSSLQQIQQAVGRTQSLLQQAQNIAFDVQQIDQAFQQKYANIDMNASEQQLVADARSRWENTVGGLQDAMRVQAGVVGNIETNRAQMSALVGQSQGATGALQATQAGNQLLALQAQQLADLTAVVAANGRAQALTDAERAAAAERGRVQRERFLTPGSGYQPGNAQMFNDGN; via the coding sequence ATGAAGATTCGTGAACCTCGCGTGCGTGCTGCACGCTTCGCCGCCACGCTCATCGCCGCACCGGTCGCGGTGCTGCCGATGGTGCTGGCGCCGCCGGCCTCTGCGGCCTGGATCGTCTACGATCCCACCAACTATGCGCAGAACGTCCTTCAGGCGGCGCGGGCGCTCGAGCAGATCAACAACCAGATCACCTCGCTTCAGAACGAAGCGCAGATGCTCATCAACCAGGCGCGCAACCTCGCGAGCCTGCCGCATTCCTCCTTGCAGCAGATCCAGCAGGCGGTGGGAAGAACGCAGTCCCTGCTTCAGCAGGCGCAGAACATCGCCTTCGACGTCCAGCAGATCGACCAGGCCTTCCAGCAGAAATACGCCAATATCGACATGAACGCCTCCGAGCAGCAGCTCGTCGCTGATGCGCGCTCACGCTGGGAGAACACCGTCGGCGGTCTGCAGGACGCGATGCGTGTCCAGGCCGGCGTCGTCGGCAATATCGAAACCAACCGTGCACAGATGTCCGCGCTGGTCGGCCAGAGCCAGGGCGCGACGGGCGCGTTGCAGGCGACCCAGGCCGGCAACCAACTCCTCGCATTGCAGGCCCAGCAACTCGCCGACCTCACCGCCGTCGTCGCCGCCAACGGCCGGGCTCAGGCGCTCACCGATGCCGAGCGCGCGGCGGCGGCCGAACGGGGCCGCGTTCAGCGCGAGCGCTTCCTGACGCCCGGCAGCGGTTACCAGCCCGGCAACGCGCAGATGTTCAACGACGGCAACTGA
- the trbK-alt gene encoding putative entry exclusion protein TrbK-alt — protein MDGKTLAQIGAIVFIAFAITATAIEMTREDDPGPPASAPALSPSVDPLRAEQRRCQRLGEAAVRDADCLAVWAETRDRFLGHAPSGTERNNEDQ, from the coding sequence ATGGACGGCAAGACCCTCGCGCAGATCGGAGCGATCGTCTTCATCGCCTTCGCCATCACGGCGACGGCGATCGAGATGACGCGCGAGGACGATCCGGGACCGCCGGCGTCCGCGCCGGCGCTTTCGCCCTCCGTCGATCCACTGCGGGCGGAACAACGCCGCTGCCAGCGGCTGGGAGAGGCGGCGGTGCGTGATGCCGACTGCCTCGCGGTATGGGCGGAGACCCGAGACCGCTTCCTCGGCCACGCGCCCTCAGGCACCGAACGAAACAACGAGGATCAATGA
- the trbL gene encoding P-type conjugative transfer protein TrbL: MGGTGVIDNFLGVFTSYIDSGFGLLGGEVAFIATTLIVIDVTLAALFWSWGADNDIIARLVKKTLFVGAFAYIIGNWNNLARIVFESFAGLGLMASGTGFTAADLMRPGRVAQTGLDAARPLLESISDLMGWVAFFENFVQIACLLFAWALVLLAFFILAIQLFITLIEFKLTTLAGFVLIPFGLFGKTAFMAERVLGNVISSGIKVLVLAVIIGIGSTLFSQFTAGFGGVTPTIDEAMAVVLAALSLLGLGIFGPGIANGLVSGGPQLGAGAAVGTGLAVGGAALAGVGAAGLAARGGSMALLGTAAAARGGAAAAGGAATAYSLGSAGQSGVAGVGSGLGAVASTGARAATSPLRRAGTRAAESAGQSFQSGARSAFETTGGTLGDGGSTAGSAAIPSTPTDGAPDWAKRMKRSQRLSHGVQAAAHAVRSGDSHGGASSVNLSEGNRS; the protein is encoded by the coding sequence ATGGGCGGCACCGGCGTCATCGACAACTTCCTCGGGGTCTTCACCAGCTATATCGATAGCGGTTTCGGCCTGCTCGGTGGCGAGGTGGCCTTCATTGCCACCACCCTGATCGTCATCGACGTCACGCTCGCGGCACTGTTCTGGTCGTGGGGCGCTGACAACGACATCATTGCACGGCTCGTCAAGAAGACCCTGTTCGTCGGTGCCTTCGCCTACATCATCGGCAATTGGAACAACCTCGCCCGCATTGTCTTCGAGAGCTTCGCCGGCCTCGGCCTAATGGCGTCCGGCACCGGCTTCACCGCCGCTGACCTGATGCGGCCGGGCCGTGTCGCTCAGACCGGGCTCGATGCCGCGCGGCCCCTGCTCGAATCCATCTCCGACCTGATGGGCTGGGTCGCCTTCTTCGAGAACTTCGTCCAGATCGCCTGCCTGCTCTTCGCTTGGGCGCTGGTGCTGCTCGCCTTCTTCATCCTCGCCATCCAGCTCTTCATCACGCTGATCGAGTTCAAGCTGACGACGCTCGCCGGATTCGTCCTCATCCCGTTTGGCCTCTTCGGTAAGACCGCCTTTATGGCCGAACGCGTGCTCGGCAACGTGATCTCGTCGGGTATCAAGGTTCTGGTGCTGGCAGTGATCATCGGTATCGGCTCGACCCTGTTCTCACAGTTCACCGCCGGGTTTGGCGGCGTCACGCCGACGATCGACGAGGCCATGGCCGTGGTGCTCGCGGCTCTGTCGCTGCTCGGCCTCGGCATCTTCGGCCCGGGCATCGCCAACGGCCTCGTCTCCGGCGGACCGCAGCTCGGCGCAGGCGCCGCCGTTGGCACCGGCCTGGCCGTCGGCGGTGCCGCTCTCGCAGGTGTGGGCGCAGCCGGTCTCGCTGCGCGTGGCGGCAGCATGGCGCTCTTGGGTACGGCCGCCGCTGCGCGCGGCGGTGCTGCAGCAGCAGGTGGAGCGGCGACCGCTTATAGTCTCGGTTCAGCCGGGCAATCCGGCGTGGCAGGCGTTGGGTCCGGTCTCGGCGCGGTTGCGAGCACTGGCGCACGCGCAGCGACTTCTCCCTTGCGCCGCGCCGGCACGAGGGCTGCCGAGAGCGCAGGGCAAAGTTTCCAGTCGGGCGCTCGATCGGCATTCGAGACGACCGGCGGGACACTGGGCGACGGCGGCAGCACGGCGGGGTCCGCCGCAATCCCATCCACACCCACTGACGGTGCGCCTGATTGGGCGAAGCGCATGAAGCGCTCGCAGCGCCTTTCCCATGGCGTCCAGGCCGCCGCCCACGCGGTGCGCTCGGGCGACAGCCATGGCGGCGCCAGTTCTGTCAATCTCTCCGAGGGGAATCGCTCATGA
- the trbF gene encoding conjugal transfer protein TrbF, with translation MSFFKRSTTHYGKSADPETPYQRAAQVWDERIGSARVQARNWRLMAFGCLILSGGFASALVWQSTTGSVVPWVVEVDNLGEAHAVGPAAADFEPSDPQIAFHLARFIEQVRAIPADAIIVRQNWLRAYEFTTDRGALALNDYARANDPFTRVGRQQIAVEVSSVIRASPNSFRVAWTERHYENGQLSTTERWTAILTIVIQPPRNAERLRANPLGIYVNAINWSREMGQ, from the coding sequence ATGAGCTTCTTCAAGAGATCCACCACCCATTACGGCAAGTCCGCTGATCCCGAGACACCGTATCAGCGCGCGGCCCAGGTCTGGGACGAGCGCATCGGGTCGGCGCGGGTCCAGGCGCGCAACTGGCGGCTGATGGCGTTTGGGTGCCTCATCCTCTCCGGCGGCTTCGCGAGCGCCCTGGTCTGGCAATCGACGACCGGTTCGGTCGTGCCCTGGGTCGTCGAGGTCGACAATCTCGGCGAGGCGCACGCGGTCGGCCCCGCGGCAGCCGACTTCGAGCCCAGCGATCCGCAGATCGCCTTCCATCTCGCGCGCTTCATCGAGCAGGTGCGCGCGATCCCCGCCGACGCGATCATCGTGCGCCAGAACTGGCTCCGCGCCTACGAGTTCACCACCGATCGCGGCGCACTCGCCCTCAATGACTATGCCCGTGCCAACGACCCGTTCACGCGGGTCGGGCGTCAGCAGATCGCAGTCGAGGTTTCAAGCGTCATTCGCGCCTCGCCGAATTCCTTTCGCGTTGCCTGGACCGAACGCCACTACGAGAACGGCCAGCTCTCCACCACCGAGCGATGGACGGCGATCCTGACCATCGTCATCCAGCCGCCGCGCAACGCCGAGAGGCTCCGCGCCAACCCGCTCGGCATCTACGTCAACGCCATCAACTGGTCGCGGGAGATGGGCCAATGA
- the trbG gene encoding P-type conjugative transfer protein TrbG — MSTIVRKPALPAFRKAGPVLALISASTLAGCATYRPPEISYDDSVPPLPTVERPATDERPRPLQTPPAWTVARGGPDASTPAGKVENANAAARVEPRQEGYYNAIQIYPWSEGALYQVYATPGQITNIALEPGEALTGAGPIAAGDTARWIIGDTESGSGTSRRVHILVKPTRPDIATNLVITTDRRTYMIELRSRDDPYMPAVAWAYPQPPATQRATPTTPRIPAASARHYRYGLQGDSPPWRPVSVFDDGRRVYIVFPTGIVQGEMPPLFVLGSDGEPQIVNSRIYRNILIVDRIFAAAELRLGSGDRRQTVRIVRTDGRPAS, encoded by the coding sequence ATGAGCACGATTGTCCGCAAACCCGCACTTCCGGCTTTCCGTAAAGCCGGACCCGTGCTTGCACTGATCTCCGCATCGACGCTCGCCGGATGCGCCACATACCGTCCGCCCGAGATCAGCTACGACGACAGCGTGCCGCCGCTGCCAACGGTGGAGCGCCCCGCGACCGACGAACGCCCGCGTCCGCTCCAGACGCCGCCGGCCTGGACGGTCGCGCGAGGTGGCCCGGATGCGTCCACGCCGGCCGGCAAGGTCGAGAATGCCAATGCGGCCGCGCGTGTCGAACCCCGACAGGAAGGCTATTATAACGCCATCCAGATCTATCCCTGGAGCGAGGGCGCACTCTATCAGGTCTATGCCACGCCCGGCCAGATCACCAATATCGCGCTCGAACCGGGTGAAGCGCTGACCGGCGCCGGGCCGATTGCCGCCGGCGACACCGCCCGCTGGATCATCGGTGACACGGAGAGCGGTTCGGGCACATCCCGGCGCGTCCATATCCTCGTCAAGCCGACGCGGCCAGACATCGCGACCAATTTGGTGATCACCACCGATCGCCGGACCTATATGATCGAGCTGCGCTCGCGCGACGATCCCTATATGCCGGCCGTCGCCTGGGCCTATCCGCAGCCGCCCGCCACACAGCGCGCGACACCGACCACCCCTAGGATTCCGGCGGCCTCCGCACGCCACTACCGCTACGGCCTGCAGGGCGACAGCCCGCCCTGGCGGCCGGTCTCGGTCTTCGACGACGGGCGGCGGGTCTACATCGTCTTCCCCACCGGGATCGTGCAGGGCGAGATGCCGCCGCTCTTCGTGCTCGGCTCCGACGGCGAGCCGCAAATCGTCAACAGCCGCATCTACCGAAACATCCTGATCGTGGACCGTATCTTTGCGGCCGCCGAACTACGCCTTGGCAGTGGCGACCGGCGACAGACCGTCAGGATCGTACGTACCGACGGGAGGCCAGCATCATGA
- a CDS encoding TrbI/VirB10 family protein, translating to MSDVDDNREESAPLESTSADTAEPMRLRGNPPRVTRLSRRVVAGLVLVAALGVGGALIYALQAPENGNGGDELYSTENRNTADGLNELPSDYTGPMLGPALPGDLGRPILDAQERGQPVPPPAINAPAVDPEEQRRLAEEEAARTSRVFFQTAPGAARETPTPTIAGLNLGAQPSAAQNSDLAFLNGPVDRRTVAPDRVMAPASPYVLQAGSVIPAALITGIRSDLPGQITAQVTQHIYDSPTGSMVLIPQGTRIIGEYSNDVGFGDRRVLLVWNRLIFPNGRSIVLERQPGADTQGYAGLEDGVDYHWWDLAKAAGLSTLLSVGAELTMDDDGRLIQAIRNGAQDTVNDAGQQIVQRQLQVAPTLTIRPGFPVRVIVTRDLMLEPYGETEP from the coding sequence ATGAGCGATGTCGACGACAACAGGGAAGAAAGCGCGCCGCTCGAATCGACGTCCGCCGATACCGCCGAACCGATGCGGTTGCGGGGAAATCCCCCGCGCGTGACGCGGCTGTCTCGGCGTGTTGTGGCGGGCCTCGTCCTGGTCGCGGCCCTCGGTGTCGGTGGCGCCCTGATCTACGCGCTCCAGGCACCGGAGAACGGAAACGGCGGTGACGAACTCTATTCGACCGAAAATCGCAACACTGCCGATGGGCTCAACGAGTTGCCCAGCGATTATACCGGTCCCATGCTCGGTCCTGCTTTGCCCGGCGATCTCGGTCGTCCGATTCTTGACGCTCAGGAGCGCGGGCAACCTGTCCCGCCGCCAGCAATCAACGCACCTGCTGTCGATCCAGAGGAGCAACGTCGCCTGGCCGAGGAAGAGGCGGCGCGCACGAGCCGGGTCTTCTTCCAGACCGCACCGGGTGCAGCGCGCGAAACCCCAACGCCAACGATCGCAGGGCTTAACCTCGGCGCTCAGCCGTCAGCCGCTCAGAACAGCGATCTCGCTTTCCTCAATGGTCCCGTGGACCGTCGCACCGTCGCGCCCGATCGGGTGATGGCGCCAGCGTCACCCTACGTGCTTCAAGCGGGTTCGGTCATTCCCGCAGCGCTGATCACCGGCATCCGGTCCGATCTCCCTGGGCAGATCACGGCACAGGTCACCCAGCACATTTATGACAGTCCGACCGGCAGCATGGTGCTGATCCCGCAGGGCACACGCATCATCGGCGAGTACAGCAATGACGTCGGCTTCGGTGATAGACGCGTGCTCCTCGTCTGGAACCGGCTGATCTTTCCCAACGGCCGCTCCATCGTCCTGGAACGCCAACCGGGGGCCGACACCCAAGGCTATGCCGGCCTGGAGGACGGGGTGGACTACCACTGGTGGGATCTGGCCAAGGCCGCCGGGCTCTCCACGCTGCTTTCGGTCGGAGCCGAACTCACCATGGACGACGACGGCCGCCTGATCCAGGCGATCCGCAACGGCGCGCAGGACACGGTCAACGATGCCGGACAACAGATCGTCCAGCGCCAGTTGCAGGTCGCACCGACGCTGACGATCAGGCCGGGCTTCCCGGTCCGCGTCATCGTCACCAGGGATCTCATGCTCGAACCGTATGGAGAAACTGAGCCATGA
- a CDS encoding DUF2274 domain-containing protein has protein sequence MTVKLKLSSVPDDKPIKLTVELAPEVHRDLLAYAEIMARETGQATPEPTKLIPPMLKRFMATDRAFARLRKTRAQFE, from the coding sequence ATGACCGTTAAGTTGAAGCTCTCGTCAGTTCCTGACGACAAGCCCATCAAACTGACCGTGGAGCTTGCCCCGGAGGTCCATCGCGACCTTCTCGCCTATGCGGAGATCATGGCCCGGGAAACGGGTCAGGCAACGCCGGAACCGACTAAGCTCATTCCGCCCATGCTGAAGCGATTCATGGCGACGGATCGGGCTTTTGCCCGCTTGCGGAAGACTCGCGCCCAGTTCGAGTGA